A window of the Halodesulfovibrio sp. MK-HDV genome harbors these coding sequences:
- the flgC gene encoding flagellar basal body rod protein FlgC, giving the protein MDFMTALDIGASALSTERTSMNVISMNLANAKTTRTAEGGPYRRKTVVLQATEVDHPFSKQMKTAMDRDLRGVRVSQVAQDSRPLKQVYEPGHPDANEEGYVFYPDINVVEEMANLMTVQRSYEANISSMDAVKTMYNKALELGRS; this is encoded by the coding sequence ATGGATTTCATGACAGCACTCGATATCGGAGCTTCTGCGCTCAGTACAGAGCGTACAAGCATGAACGTTATTTCAATGAACCTTGCAAACGCAAAAACCACCCGAACAGCGGAAGGCGGCCCGTACCGACGTAAAACCGTTGTGTTGCAGGCAACTGAAGTTGACCATCCATTCAGCAAGCAGATGAAGACTGCAATGGATAGAGACTTGCGCGGTGTACGAGTCAGTCAGGTCGCACAGGATTCACGCCCGCTTAAACAGGTTTATGAACCTGGGCATCCTGATGCAAACGAAGAAGGATATGTTTTTTATCCTGACATCAACGTGGTGGAAGAGATGGCTAATCTCATGACTGTACAGCGCAGTTACGAGGCAAACATTTCCTCAATGGATGCCGTAAAAACTATGTACAACAAAGCATTGGAGCTTGGCCGCAGTTAG